In the genome of Monodelphis domestica isolate mMonDom1 chromosome 2, mMonDom1.pri, whole genome shotgun sequence, one region contains:
- the PRSS56 gene encoding serine protease 56 isoform X1: MLPWVLGLLSLLSPWGIAAAGAAAPRQERLARTTLQALSEQGTLMLKAVQRKASLAVERAALEYRRRLVGCQACANHTSPCPGLRSQQPPVRHLPGARKPVTCGLQSRGTANGTGARGRIVGGRAASPGSWPWLVLLRMNGQPMCGGVLVGDSWVLTAAHCFVSSLQNELLWTVTLSSTPRDGQEEGIPVNRILPHPKFDPQTFQNDLALVELWAAVPLSEWAWPICLPEEPIEPPAGTVCSIAGWGAVYEDGPAAKTVREARVPLLSLDTCRTALGPALLPSTMLCAGYLSGGVDSCQGDSGGPLTCALAGHPLRKVLYGITSWGDGCGEPGKPGVYTRVAAFGDWIRQQMSAPPSSREPSCREFLALDSQEDPSAELAHLCSFYERSCPVPGGTSTCARLSQKKCQLRKRRCELRSLVQTLLTLLRNAQDFFSRHLGLLRLARALPGLGLGLLRHSWLPPRAPGGDAPVPQGRQDQEVEAEGCPGLAILGQKLANLRGSYAWILQVPPEQLAMDFQEILADLGSRTQKGLFQAQVRAVMGGRVVVFATMIGLEPATLTYSLPGLLAQALRAFRAGPPT, encoded by the exons ATGCTGCCCTGGGTGCTGGGGCTGCTGAGCCTCCTGTCCCCCTGGGGCATAGCGGCAGCCGGGGCTGCAGCCCCAAGGCAAGAGCGCTTGGCCAGGACGACACTTCAAG CCCTGTCGGAGCAGGGCACACTCATGCTCAAGGCTGTCCAGAGAAAGGCTTCACTGGCTGTAGAAAGGGCGGCGCTGGAATACAGACGCAGGCTTGTGGGGTGCCAGGCTTGTGCCAACCACACCTCACCTTGCCCTG ggcttCGGAGCCAACAGCCGCCCGTCCGACACCTTCCTGGAGCACGGAAGCCAG TGACGTGTGGCCTCCAGAGCCGCGGGACTGCCAATGGGACGGGAGCCCGGGGCCGAATCGTGGGGGGCAGGGCAGCCTCCCCCGGCTCCTGGCCGTGGCTGGTGCTGCTGAGGATGAACGGGCAGCCCATGTGCGGAGGCGTCCTGGTGGGGGACTCCTGGGTCCTCACTGCCGCTCACTGCTTTGTCAG CAGCCTTCAGAACGAGCTCCTGTGGACAGTGACCCTGAGCAGCACTCCTAGGGATGGGCAGGAGGAGGGGATCCCTGTTAACCGTATTCTGCCCCACCCCAAG TTTGACCCCCAGACCTTCCAGAATGACTTGGCCCTGGTGGAGCTGTGGGCAGCGGTGCCCCTGTCTGAGTGGGCATGGCCCATTTGTCTGCCCGAGGAGCCCATAGAGCCCCCCGCGGGCACCGTCTGCTCCATCGCTGGCTGGGGAGCCGTCTATGAAG ACGGGCCGGCGGCTAAGACTGTGAGGGAGGCCAGGGTACCCCTGCTCAGCCTGGACACGTGCCGGACGGCTCTGGGGCCGGCACTCCTCCCCAGCACCATGCTGTGTGCTGGCTATCTGTCGGGAGGGGTGGACTCCTGCCAG GGTGACTCTGGGGGGCCTCTGACATGTGCCCTGGCTGGGCACCCCCTCAGGAAGGTCCTCTATGGCATCACCTCCTGGGGGGATGGCTGTGGAGAGCCGGGCAAGCCTGGGGTGTACACCCGCGTGGCAGCGTTTGGGGACTGGATCCGCCAGCAGATGAGTG CCCCTCCTTCCAGCCGTGAGCCCAGCTGCCGCGAGTTTCTGGCTCTGGACTCCCAGGAGGACCCTTCTGCCGAGCTGGCCCACCTCTGCTCCTTCTACGAGCGCTCCTGCCCGGTGCCCGGGGGCACCAGCACCTGTGCCCGCCTGTCCCAGAAGAAGTGCCAGCTGCGCAAGAGGAGATGCG AGCTGCGCTCGCTGGTCCAGACCCTGCTGACCCTGCTCAGAAACGCTCAGGACTTCTTCTCCCGTCACTTAGGGCTGCTCCGGCTCGCTCGAGCACTGCCTGGACTGGGCCTGGGGCTTCTCCGCCATTCCTGGCTCCCTCCTCGAG cCCCTGGAGGAGATGCCCCTGTACCACAGGGGAGGCAGGATCAAGAAGTGGAAGCAGAAG gctgccctgggctggctaTTCTGGGCCAAAAGCTGGCTAACCTTCGAGGATCCTATGCCTGGATCCTGCAGGTGCCCCCTGAGCAGCTGGCCATGGATTTTCAGGAG ATCCTGGCTGACCTGGGCTCCAGGACCCAGAAGGGACTCTTCCAGGCCCAAGTCAGGGCAGTCATGGGGGGTCGGGTAGTCGTCTTTGCCACCATGATCGGCCTGGAGCCTGCCACCCTCACTTACAGCCTCCCTGGTCTTCTGGCCCAGGCCTTGAGGGCCTTCAGAGCTGGGCCCCCAACATAG
- the PRSS56 gene encoding serine protease 56 isoform X2: protein MLPWVLGLLSLLSPWGIAAAGAAAPRQERLARTTLQALSEQGTLMLKAVQRKASLAVERAALEYRRRLVGCQACANHTSPCPGLRSQQPPVRHLPGARKPVTCGLQSRGTANGTGARGRIVGGRAASPGSWPWLVLLRMNGQPMCGGVLVGDSWVLTAAHCFVSLQNELLWTVTLSSTPRDGQEEGIPVNRILPHPKFDPQTFQNDLALVELWAAVPLSEWAWPICLPEEPIEPPAGTVCSIAGWGAVYEDGPAAKTVREARVPLLSLDTCRTALGPALLPSTMLCAGYLSGGVDSCQGDSGGPLTCALAGHPLRKVLYGITSWGDGCGEPGKPGVYTRVAAFGDWIRQQMSAPPSSREPSCREFLALDSQEDPSAELAHLCSFYERSCPVPGGTSTCARLSQKKCQLRKRRCELRSLVQTLLTLLRNAQDFFSRHLGLLRLARALPGLGLGLLRHSWLPPRAPGGDAPVPQGRQDQEVEAEGCPGLAILGQKLANLRGSYAWILQVPPEQLAMDFQEILADLGSRTQKGLFQAQVRAVMGGRVVVFATMIGLEPATLTYSLPGLLAQALRAFRAGPPT, encoded by the exons ATGCTGCCCTGGGTGCTGGGGCTGCTGAGCCTCCTGTCCCCCTGGGGCATAGCGGCAGCCGGGGCTGCAGCCCCAAGGCAAGAGCGCTTGGCCAGGACGACACTTCAAG CCCTGTCGGAGCAGGGCACACTCATGCTCAAGGCTGTCCAGAGAAAGGCTTCACTGGCTGTAGAAAGGGCGGCGCTGGAATACAGACGCAGGCTTGTGGGGTGCCAGGCTTGTGCCAACCACACCTCACCTTGCCCTG ggcttCGGAGCCAACAGCCGCCCGTCCGACACCTTCCTGGAGCACGGAAGCCAG TGACGTGTGGCCTCCAGAGCCGCGGGACTGCCAATGGGACGGGAGCCCGGGGCCGAATCGTGGGGGGCAGGGCAGCCTCCCCCGGCTCCTGGCCGTGGCTGGTGCTGCTGAGGATGAACGGGCAGCCCATGTGCGGAGGCGTCCTGGTGGGGGACTCCTGGGTCCTCACTGCCGCTCACTGCTTTGTCAG CCTTCAGAACGAGCTCCTGTGGACAGTGACCCTGAGCAGCACTCCTAGGGATGGGCAGGAGGAGGGGATCCCTGTTAACCGTATTCTGCCCCACCCCAAG TTTGACCCCCAGACCTTCCAGAATGACTTGGCCCTGGTGGAGCTGTGGGCAGCGGTGCCCCTGTCTGAGTGGGCATGGCCCATTTGTCTGCCCGAGGAGCCCATAGAGCCCCCCGCGGGCACCGTCTGCTCCATCGCTGGCTGGGGAGCCGTCTATGAAG ACGGGCCGGCGGCTAAGACTGTGAGGGAGGCCAGGGTACCCCTGCTCAGCCTGGACACGTGCCGGACGGCTCTGGGGCCGGCACTCCTCCCCAGCACCATGCTGTGTGCTGGCTATCTGTCGGGAGGGGTGGACTCCTGCCAG GGTGACTCTGGGGGGCCTCTGACATGTGCCCTGGCTGGGCACCCCCTCAGGAAGGTCCTCTATGGCATCACCTCCTGGGGGGATGGCTGTGGAGAGCCGGGCAAGCCTGGGGTGTACACCCGCGTGGCAGCGTTTGGGGACTGGATCCGCCAGCAGATGAGTG CCCCTCCTTCCAGCCGTGAGCCCAGCTGCCGCGAGTTTCTGGCTCTGGACTCCCAGGAGGACCCTTCTGCCGAGCTGGCCCACCTCTGCTCCTTCTACGAGCGCTCCTGCCCGGTGCCCGGGGGCACCAGCACCTGTGCCCGCCTGTCCCAGAAGAAGTGCCAGCTGCGCAAGAGGAGATGCG AGCTGCGCTCGCTGGTCCAGACCCTGCTGACCCTGCTCAGAAACGCTCAGGACTTCTTCTCCCGTCACTTAGGGCTGCTCCGGCTCGCTCGAGCACTGCCTGGACTGGGCCTGGGGCTTCTCCGCCATTCCTGGCTCCCTCCTCGAG cCCCTGGAGGAGATGCCCCTGTACCACAGGGGAGGCAGGATCAAGAAGTGGAAGCAGAAG gctgccctgggctggctaTTCTGGGCCAAAAGCTGGCTAACCTTCGAGGATCCTATGCCTGGATCCTGCAGGTGCCCCCTGAGCAGCTGGCCATGGATTTTCAGGAG ATCCTGGCTGACCTGGGCTCCAGGACCCAGAAGGGACTCTTCCAGGCCCAAGTCAGGGCAGTCATGGGGGGTCGGGTAGTCGTCTTTGCCACCATGATCGGCCTGGAGCCTGCCACCCTCACTTACAGCCTCCCTGGTCTTCTGGCCCAGGCCTTGAGGGCCTTCAGAGCTGGGCCCCCAACATAG